A region of Plasmodium falciparum 3D7 genome assembly, chromosome: 12 DNA encodes the following proteins:
- a CDS encoding glycerol-3-phosphate dehydrogenase [NAD(+)], putative yields MYRNLFDKLKDGPLKISILGSGNWASAISKVVGTNAKNNYLFENEVRMWIRDEFVNGERMVDIINNKHENTKYLKGVPLPHNIVAHSDLASVINDADLLIFIVPCQYLESVLASIKESESIKIASHAKAISLTKGFIVKKNQMKLCSNYISDFLNIPCSALSGANIAMDVAMENFSEATIGGNDKDSLVIWQRVFDLPYFKINCVNETIEVEICGALKNIITLACGFCDGLNLPTNSKSAIIRNGINEMILFGKVFFQKFNENILLESCGFADIITSFLAGRNAKCSAEFIKSTPKKTWEELENEILKGQKLQGTVTLKYVYHMIKEKNMTNEFPLFTVLHKISFENEDPSSLLKTFMNNKINQLNL; encoded by the exons ATGTATAGAAACCTTTTTGACAAGTTGAAGGATGGTCCTCTGAAG ATAAGTATTCTAGGAAGTGGTAACTGGGCTAGTGCCATTAGTAAAGTTGTTGGCACGAATGCcaagaataattatttattcgAAAATGAAGTTAGGATGTGGATAAGAGATGAATTTGTAAATGGAGAAAGGATGGTcgatataattaataataaacatgAGAATACAAAATACTTAAAAGGTGTACCTTTACCTCATAATATTGTAGCTCATTCTGATTTAGCTAGTGTTATTAATGATGctgatttattaatttttatcgTCCCATGTCAATATTTAGAAAGTGTGTTAGCCTCAATCAAAGAAAGTGAATCTATAAAAATAGCTAGCCACGCTAAAGCTATTTCTTTAACTAAAGGATTTATTGTCAAAAAAAATCAGATGAAATTATGTTCCAACTATATAAGTgactttttaaatataccaTGTAGTGCTTTGTCAGGGGCTAACATAGCCAtg GATGTGGCCATGGAAAATTTTTCAGAAGCTACCATAGGAGGTAATGATAAGGACTCCCTAGTTATATGGCAAAGAGTTTTTGACTTACCCTACTTTAAAATTAATTGTGTAAATGAAACGATCGAAGTTgag ATTTGCGGAGctcttaaaaatattatcaccTTAGCTTGCGGATTTTGTGATGGTTTAAATTTACCTACAAATTCCAAGTCAGCTATAATAAGAAATGGAATAAACGAAATGATATTATTTGGAAAAGTATTTTTCCAAAAATTTAATGAAAACATATTATTGGAGAGTTGTGGATTTGCTGATATTATTACATCCTTCTTGGCTGGAAGAAATGCAAAATGTTCAGCtgaatttattaaaagtaCACCTAAAAAAACATGGGAAGAAttagaaaatgaaatattaaaggGTCAGAAATTACAG GGAACTGTTACCTTGAAATATGTTTATCATATgatcaaagaaaaaaatatgacaaACGAATTTCCGCTTTTTACTGTTCTTCATAAAATATCTTTTGAAAATGAAGATCCATCCAGTTTATTAAAAAcatttatgaataataaaataaaccagttaaatttataa
- a CDS encoding male development gene 1, giving the protein MKYPNFFILKVFYFLFFYLSFEDIYYHCINIGKPQVNTNGKNVNSNEKANNLSTEWSNRGFNFMDLLKNGYLQSHGNLEEVKDELANELANKIQNKIGEYLKDEKNLSVLQHLQLEDLDDLKHYVKDVSEYIGAKAGDLLDENLESTLKPLLERKSFETFEQALHNKSTDNFVPFEENNKSGNANEETENFVDELVEDYEKTKNPDLDEQTKDIKTHSDSD; this is encoded by the coding sequence ATGAAGTATCCcaacttttttattttaaaagttttttatttccttttcttttatttgagCTTTGAAGATATTTATTACCATTGTATTAACATAGGAAAACCTCAGGTTAACACAAATGGAAAAAATGTCAACTCCAATGAAAAGGCTAATAATTTATCTACTGAATGGAGTAATAGAGGATTTAATTTTAtggatttattaaaaaatggatATTTACAGAGTCATGGGAATTTAGAAGAAGTGAAAGATGAATTAGCTAATGAATTGGCTAATAAAATACAGAATAAAATTGGTGAATATTtgaaagatgaaaaaaatttgaGTGTTCTTCAACATCTCCAACTTGAAGATTTAGACGATTTAAAACATTATGTTAAGGATGTGTCAGAATATATAGGAGCAAAAGCAGGTGATTTATTAGATGAAAATTTAGAAAGCACTCTCAAGCCTCTTTTAGAAAGGAAATCCTTTGAGACATTTGAACAAGCTttacataataaaagtaCAGATAATTTTGTACCTTTCGAAGAAAATAACAAATCCGGAAATGCTAATGAAGAAACGGAAAATTTTGTGGATGAATTAGTTGAGGATTATGAAAAGACAAAAAATCCAGATTTAGATGAACAGACAAAGGATATAAAAACACACAGTGATagtgattaa
- a CDS encoding signal recognition particle subunit SRP19 has protein sequence MVKEQGLNITNVYNRDIYNNAENNTIDESKDYSRWKIIYPNYLNKKKKVNEGRRINLKYCVSDPTVDEIALACKELNVSYVIEKKKYYPRDWLIEGRIRIKLPNQNNDILNKFELMKKIGLKLQTIKVNVESNVVINTNNLSKKKKKKKNKE, from the coding sequence atGGTTAAAGAACAAGGGTTAAATATCACCAATGTTTATAATAgagatatttataataatgctgaaaataatacaattgATGAAAGTAAAGATTATTCAAgatggaaaataatatatccaaATTatcttaataaaaaaaaaaaagtaaatgaAGGAAGAcgaattaatttaaaatattgtgTAAGCGATCCAACCGTTGATGAAATTGCACTTGCTTGTAAAGAATTAAATGTTTCTTATGTTAtagagaaaaagaaatattatccAAGGGATTGGTTAATAGAAGGAAGAATAAGGATCAAATTACCAAATCAAAATAACGATATTCTAAATAAATTtgaattaatgaaaaaaattggGTTGAAATTACAAACTATAAAGGTAAATGTGGAATCAAATGTAGTTATAAATACGAATAATCTTTccaagaaaaagaagaaaaaaaaaaacaaggaataa
- a CDS encoding serine--tRNA ligase, putative → MHLSKIIFLLIILFPYHVNSRKPIKYKNVNNVFIEIYPCKAIKWERKKKKRDLIKNNKLIHNVDVNYINMITNDNHISSEKCRDIKKKRKITSSEYGMSLEFFKKNPKKVVQNLKKRGMEKYLNVIVMLKKLINEKNENEVLRNKLRNRRKLLSDHIKNLIFNSKKYEDIINRDITNDSDHKTNLIHVDEEKKKTEKKNDTQDILKDNQKIRYINKENQATNNNINNQDNSNDVLKKNKIQIEEIKKETNQINKDIDHIEMNIINLKKKIEFNLYKLPNILLNKVPKGKTTEDNKIIKFYKKENIIQLNNEEYDFIEPHEEIIKKYENNFIFSNISNKIGFGYNILVNDIAKLERALIDFMINTHVNKFLYTYVKAPEIVTKSALFNTGQLPKFEEDLFKITDNYKLLNEDAYLIPTSEVSLLNLFKNSQIDYIHLPIKLVSHSSCFRTEKNNTYGKTSKGLLREHIFQKVELINITDKKTSPFYYKKLIKQSTYILKQLNIPYRLVLLNSIETPYSASICYDIEAWLPSQQRYVEVSSCSNCLDFQARRLNLKYKIKDSNNFCHTINGSGLAVGRVLAIILEQYQIKKKHKNEITKIQVPKVLRKYMNKDIIQVEYN, encoded by the coding sequence ATGCATTTAAGtaaaataattttccttCTGATCATATTATTTCCTTATCATGTGAACTCGAGAAAAcccattaaatataaaaatgtaaataatgtatTCATTGAAATATATCCATGTAAAGCTATTAAATGGGaacgtaaaaaaaaaaagagagatttaataaaaaataataaattaatacataaTGTAGatgttaattatattaatatgataaCAAATGATAATCATATATCATCAGAAAAATGTagagatataaaaaagaaaagaaaaattacaaGTAGCGAGTATGGAATGAGTCTTGaattttttaagaaaaatcCAAAAAAAGTTGTTCAAAATTTGAAAAAGAGAGGTATGGAAAAATATCTAAATGTTATTGTGATgctaaaaaaattaattaatgaaaagaatGAAAATGAAGTTTTAAGAAATAAACTAAGAAATAGAAGAAAGTTATTATCagatcatataaaaaatcttatatttaatagtaaaaaatatgaagacATAATAAATAGAGATATTACAAATGATTCTGATCACAAAACAAATTTAATTCACgtagatgaagaaaaaaaaaaaacagaaaaaaaaaatgatacacaagatattttaaaagataatcaaaaaataagatatataaataaagaaaatcaagctactaataataatattaataatcaaGACAATTCTAATgatgttttaaaaaagaataaaatacaaaTTGAAGAgattaaaaaagaaacgaaccaaattaataaagatatagaTCATATAGAAATGAATatcataaatttaaaaaaaaagatagagttcaatttatataaattaccaaatattttattaaataaagtaCCAAAAGGGAAAACAAcagaagataataaaataataaaattttataaaaaagaaaatattattcaatTGAATAATGAAGAGTATGATTTTATAGAACCACATGaagagataataaaaaaatatgaaaataattttattttctcaaATATATCTAATAAAATAGGTTTtggttataatattttagttAATGATATAGCTAAATTAGAAAGAGCTCTTATCGATTTTATGATCAATACACATGTTAATAAGTtcttatatacatatgttaaAGCACCAGAAATTGTCACAAAATCAGCATTATTTAATACAGGGCAATTACCAAAATTTGAAGaagatttatttaaaattacagataattataaattattaaatgaagatGCTTATCTAATACCTACAAGTGAAGTctcattattaaatttatttaagaaTAGTCAAATTGATTATATACATCTACCCATAAAATTAGTTAGCCATTCTTCTTGTTTTAGAAccgaaaaaaataatacttaCGGAAAAACATCAAAAGGATTATTACGAGaacatatttttcaaaaagtagaattaataaatataaccgATAAAAAAACAtctcctttttattataaaaaattaattaaacaaAGTACATATATTCTAAAACAATTAAATATACCATATCGATTAGTTCTATTAAATTCTATAGAAACTCCATATTCAGCTTCTATATGTTATGATATCGAAGCTTGGTTACCAAGCCAACAAAGATATGTTGAAGTATCATCATGTTCAAATTGTTTAGATTTTCAAGCGAGAcgtttaaatttaaaatataaaattaaagattCCAATAATTTCTGCCATACTATAAATGGTTCAGGTTTAGCCGTAGGAAGGGTCTTAGCAATTATCCTTGAGCAATAtcaaatcaaaaaaaaacacaaaaatgaaataaccAAAATTCAGGTCCCTAAAGTCTTGAggaaatatatgaacaagGACATCATACAAGTggaatataattaa
- a CDS encoding cell traversal protein for ookinetes and sporozoites → MNALRRLPVICSFLVFLVFSNVLCFRGNNGHNSSSSLYNGSQFIEQLNNSFTSAFLESQSMNKIGDDLAETISNELVSVLQKNSPTFLESSFDIKSEVKKHAKSMLKELIKVGLPSFENLVAENVKPPKVDPATYGIIVPVLTSLFNKVETAVGAKVSDEIWNYNSPDVSESEESLSDDFFD, encoded by the coding sequence ATGAATGCCTTAAGAAGATTACCAGTTATTTGCTCTTTCTTAGTATTTCTTGTCTTTTCCAATGTTTTATGTTTCAGAGGAAACAACGGACACAATTCTTCATCATCTCTCTATAATGGAAGCCAATTTATTGAACAATTAAATAACAGTTTTACTTCAGCTTTTCTTGAATCACAATCAATGAATAAGATTGGTGATGATTTAGCAGAGACCATATCAAATGAACTTGTCAGtgttttacaaaaaaattcaCCAACCTTTTTAGAATCAAGCTTTGATATCAAATCAGAAGTAAAAAAACACGCAAAATCTATGTTAAAGGAATTAATCAAAGTAGGATTGCCATCATTCGAAAATCTCGTAGCTGAAAATGTTAAACCACCAAAAGTCGACCCAGCAACATATGGTATAATAGTACCAGTATTAAcatctttatttaataaggTAGAAACAGCTGTAGGTGCGAAAGTTTCTGATGAGATATGGAATTACAATTCACCAGACGTCTCAGAAAGTGAAGAAAGTTTATCAGATGATTTTTTCGATTAA
- a CDS encoding serpentine receptor, putative gives MVIWKGNVKNKILFLIFVAYFFVFVKISNGQLIKLDGQKINTNYILYVLKGLYIFGENESPYVLLGKKKDMDFKAAHAIFENVGISTTDNKNTKYFSFEMGDTTSGNNENNNNNNNDGHNNNNNDSHNNNNNDGHNNNYDHNNDSTLENTNLPQNSYNNNGNNGNNSSEKHKDEDEDKDKFKINLYKDNPYLRKKKEYRYSEDVDSFVTSELFLELIIMKEKDFNKHYLPKDHDICCYMQEEGIDGYEKYTCPGKGYLKRYVDEEHMYSLKLPVYFINDRIKDDTNNNNNNNNNNNNNNSSSSSSSSYYNNMYNLNNGNEINHENLINHLKNKFVYNIKDTDVYALFLSNCLDSKKYELHLHGNIHILNDYGYLPGDKISKLNLYVLSMIIYSIYLFIWSYLLIRNKNYVIKIQIWILVCVFLYLIENICLFLYFLSYNLYAKVNNELLFISVCSSILKNVCSYLLILLGSLGWGIVIPTLDRKTFIKIKILFFFFIIFDFIKQFVDMHLTDTQINTGYFFFCIIPVTIIYSIIYIWVFTSASQIIIQLNEDKQYEKLNMFKNLFNVLIFTLLFSVIAFIIDIVVMLYVDNSIWNLKNYLSEGIISCLFLIILTAMFILFKPSDRLKRISHFTEIGDMDEMEDFSNFKNSIEDIS, from the coding sequence atGGTGATATGGAAGGgcaatgtaaaaaataaaatattgtttttaatttttgtagcttatttttttgtttttgttaaGATAAGCAATGGTCAGTTGATTAAATTGGATGGTCAGAAAATTAACACgaattatattctttatgtTTTGAaaggtttatatatatttggagAGAATGAAAGTCCCTATGTTTtattaggaaaaaaaaaggatatggATTTTAAGGCAGCTCATGCGATTTTTGAAAATGTGGGTATAAGTACGACAGATAATAAGAACAcgaaatatttttcttttgagATGGGCGACACGACAAGTggtaataatgaaaataataataataataataacgacggtcataataataataataatgacagtcataataataataataatgacggtcataataataattatgaccATAATAATGACAGTACACTAGAGAATACGAACCTACCACAAAATAGTTACAACAATAATGGTAATAACGGAAATAATTCAAGTGAAAAACATAAGGATGAGGATGAAGATAAGGATAAattcaaaataaatttatacaaaGATAATCCTTATCTacgtaaaaaaaaagaatatagaTACTCTGAAGACGTAGATTCTTTTGTTACGTCTGAATTATTTTtagaattaattataatgaaagaaaaagattTTAATAAACATTATTTACCAAAAGATCATGACATTTGTTGTTATATGCAAGAAGAAGGAATAGAcggatatgaaaaatatacatgtCCTGGCAAAGGGTACTTGAAAAGATATGTGGATGAAGAGCATATGTATTCGTTAAAATTAcctgtatattttattaatgatAGGATAAAAGatgatacaaataataataataataataataataataataataataataatagtagtagtagtagtagtagtagttattataataatatgtataatttgaATAATGGTAATGAGATTAATCatgaaaatttaataaatcatcttaaaaataaatttgtttataatattaaagataCAGATGTTTatgctttatttttatcaaattgTTTAGAtagtaaaaaatatgaactaCATTTACATGGAAATATCcatattttaaatgattATGGTTATTTACCAGGAGATAAAATatcaaaattaaatttatatgtattaagtatgataatatattctatttatttatttatatggtcctatttattaattagaaacaaaaattatgttataaaaatacagATTTGGATTTTAGtatgtgtatttttatatttaatagaaaatatttgcttatttttatatttcttatcatataatttatatgccAAAGTtaataatgaattattatttatatctgtTTGTTCTAGTATCTTAAAAAATGTTTGTTCATATCTTCTTATATTATTAGGATCATTAGGATGGGGTATTGTTATTCCTACATTAGATAGAAAgacatttattaaaatcaaaatcctttttttcttttttattatttttgattttattaAACAATTTGTAGATATGCATTTAACAGATACACAAATTAATActggatatttttttttctgtataATACCTGTTACAATTATCtattctattatatatatatgggttTTTACTTCAGCTAGccaaattattatacaattAAATGAGGATAaacaatatgaaaaattaaacatgTTTAAAAACCTTtttaatgtattaatatttactttattattttcggTTATAGCATTTATAATAGACATAGTAGTAATGTTATATGTAGATAATAGTATAtggaatttaaaaaattatttaagtGAAGGAATTATTagttgtttatttttaattatattaacagccatgtttattttgtttaaacCTTCTGATAGGCTTAAGAGAATATCTCATTTTACAGAAATTGGAGATATGGATGAAATGGAAGATTTTTCAAATTTCAAAAATTCTATTGAAGATATATCATAa